One window from the genome of Acidobacteriota bacterium encodes:
- the hisF gene encoding imidazole glycerol phosphate synthase subunit HisF, with amino-acid sequence MLARRIIPCLDVDAGRVVKGTNFVNIRDAGDPVELGRRYYDEGADELVFLDITATHEQRKTMLEWVRRVARSIFIPFTVGGGIQSLDDMRELLRAGADKVSINSAAIKNPDLVREGARAFGSQCIIVAVDAKRRQDDSWGVFTHGGRRDAGSDALQWIVQAEELGAGEILLTSMDRDGTQDGYDLDLLGRVSELVRIPVIASGGAGSPRHLLEGLRDGKADAVLAASIFHYGKHSIAEVKDYLSRHGIPIRPIREAS; translated from the coding sequence ATGTTAGCCCGCCGCATCATTCCCTGCCTCGACGTCGACGCCGGACGCGTCGTCAAGGGCACCAACTTCGTCAACATCCGCGACGCCGGCGACCCGGTGGAGCTGGGACGCCGCTACTACGACGAAGGCGCCGACGAACTGGTCTTCCTCGACATCACGGCCACTCACGAGCAGCGCAAGACCATGCTGGAATGGGTGCGGCGGGTGGCGCGATCCATATTCATCCCTTTCACCGTGGGCGGAGGCATCCAGTCGCTCGACGACATGCGTGAACTGCTGCGCGCCGGAGCCGACAAGGTATCCATCAACTCGGCCGCCATCAAAAATCCCGACCTGGTGCGCGAAGGGGCCCGGGCCTTCGGCTCGCAATGCATCATCGTGGCCGTGGACGCCAAGCGGCGCCAGGACGACTCCTGGGGCGTCTTCACCCACGGCGGCCGCCGCGACGCCGGATCCGACGCCCTGCAGTGGATCGTCCAGGCCGAAGAGCTGGGCGCCGGCGAAATCCTTCTCACCTCGATGGACCGCGACGGCACCCAGGACGGCTACGACCTCGACCTCTTAGGCCGCGTTTCCGAACTGGTGCGCATCCCCGTCATCGCCTCCGGCGGCGCCGGTTCCCCCCGACACCTGTTAGAGGGCTTGCGCGACGGCAAAGCCGACGCCGTCCTGGCCGCCAGCATCTTCCACTACGGCAAGCACTCGATCGCCGAAGTCAAAGACTACCTCTCCCGCCACGGAATCCCCATCCGCCCCATCCGGGAGGCGAGTTGA
- a CDS encoding AAA family ATPase: MYPKSVRTLAAERELANKLEALQASVEKVIRGKHEVVRLALVTLLSKGHLLIEDVPGVGKTTLAHALARSFDCTFQRIQFTSDLLPSDLTGVSVFNQLERQFEFRKGPLFANVVLADEINRTTPKTQSALLEAMSEGKVSVDDRTHSLPQPFIVIATQNPIEHHGTYPLPESQVDRFMMRLRIGYPGREDEKQILRSQITYQMADRLIPVMTAEEVIAAQQAVDKVQLSEELLDYLMAVVEATRRSEYLQLGISPRGALALYRAAQAAAYLAGREYCVPDDIKDLVVPVFAHRVTVSPKYSSPLDDSQEAASVIENLLKKIPVPL, translated from the coding sequence ATGTATCCTAAGTCAGTGCGCACACTGGCCGCCGAAAGGGAACTCGCCAATAAGCTGGAAGCCCTGCAAGCCTCGGTCGAGAAAGTCATCCGGGGCAAGCACGAAGTGGTGCGCCTGGCGCTGGTGACTCTGCTCTCCAAGGGGCACCTGCTCATCGAGGACGTACCGGGCGTGGGCAAGACCACTTTGGCCCATGCTTTGGCCCGCTCTTTCGACTGCACGTTTCAGCGCATCCAGTTCACTTCAGACCTGCTCCCCTCCGACCTCACCGGCGTTTCCGTGTTTAACCAGTTGGAGCGCCAGTTCGAATTCCGCAAGGGCCCGCTCTTTGCCAACGTGGTGCTGGCCGACGAAATCAACCGCACCACGCCCAAGACCCAAAGCGCCCTGCTGGAGGCCATGAGCGAAGGCAAGGTGAGCGTCGACGACCGCACCCATTCCCTGCCCCAGCCCTTCATCGTCATCGCCACCCAAAACCCCATCGAGCACCACGGGACCTATCCGCTGCCCGAATCGCAGGTGGACCGTTTCATGATGCGGCTGCGCATCGGCTACCCCGGACGAGAGGACGAAAAGCAGATCCTGCGCTCCCAGATCACCTATCAGATGGCCGACCGACTGATTCCGGTGATGACGGCTGAAGAAGTGATCGCGGCCCAGCAGGCGGTCGACAAAGTGCAGCTCTCGGAAGAACTCCTCGACTACCTGATGGCGGTGGTGGAGGCCACCCGGCGAAGCGAGTACCTGCAGTTGGGCATCAGTCCGCGGGGAGCCCTGGCCCTCTACCGGGCGGCCCAGGCGGCCGCCTACCTGGCGGGACGCGAATACTGCGTCCCCGACGATATCAAGGACCTGGTGGTTCCGGTCTTCGCCCACCGCGTGACCGTCTCCCCCAAGTACTCGTCACCCTTGGATGACAGCCAGGAAGCCGCATCGGTGATCGAGAACCTGCTCAAGAAAATCCCGGTGCCACTCTGA
- a CDS encoding DUF3488 and transglutaminase-like domain-containing protein has translation MLSRNGNRYSESAWSQEQTFQLATCLLFLCGFATLVVSQAVSLALGLMVVPLVFFSYKMGPRPLSLGRQVLLLLAVVLFMLLDYLLLSSFVEGTVHLLLLAGLLKLYGRSNDKDYSIVYLISLGFLLVASAYTISAVFLASLMIWVTLAIFTLLLFESRRAYRDNAGAAFSLTSYLKMTAGVALLIALIAIPIFVLIPRTSLGFFPPDHNPNQQLSGFSDHVNLGDLGRIIENSATVMRVQVDRPPGELPPDLKWRGITLSGFTGRGWVNPSQNRDRLRWSEEDQIFLVPRSRRSQEDLLRQRVVTELPSPMVFGASPAVALRSGARFQRFFYDQSLNLYRASAQPGSYTVFSDLISHRERINAARQGRLPDRFMRPYLQLPPNLNSRIRDLAQDISFGERSDLGKALLIEEYLRGNYGYSLENRSALADDPLTHFLFVGLVGHCEFFATAQAVMMRTLGIPSRVVNGFRKGEYNEWSGHFVVRQSDAHSWAEGYFPGAGWVEFDPTPPAPVNASSYPVRMAGQLLQALDIFWSEIVTFDQMKQIGLIQSVIISLRRALIWLLETPQALKQLLSAWWKGIHARYDLALQASFWLLLLSLAAWTAYRYRRYLRAFLKKRILGSHTAEIAPEYYLEMLDLLERKGLPRESWETPAEFAARVGRRLGSAAPSRITQLYYSSRYGRQPLSEEDFSLIQESLRSLRALA, from the coding sequence ATGTTGAGCCGCAACGGAAACCGCTACAGCGAATCAGCCTGGTCACAGGAGCAGACCTTCCAGTTGGCCACCTGCCTGCTCTTCCTGTGCGGATTCGCCACGCTGGTAGTCTCTCAGGCCGTCAGCCTGGCCCTGGGGCTGATGGTGGTGCCGCTGGTGTTCTTCAGCTACAAGATGGGTCCGCGTCCGCTTTCCCTTGGACGCCAGGTGCTGCTGCTGCTGGCGGTAGTGCTCTTCATGCTCCTCGACTACCTGCTGCTCTCCAGCTTCGTGGAGGGTACGGTTCATCTGCTCTTGCTGGCGGGATTGCTCAAGCTCTATGGGAGAAGCAACGACAAGGACTACTCGATCGTCTATCTCATCTCGCTGGGATTCCTGCTGGTGGCCTCAGCCTACACGATTTCCGCCGTTTTTCTGGCCTCTCTGATGATCTGGGTGACGCTGGCCATCTTCACCCTGCTGCTTTTCGAGAGCCGCAGGGCTTACCGCGACAATGCGGGAGCCGCCTTTTCCCTGACCAGCTATCTCAAAATGACGGCGGGGGTGGCGTTGCTGATCGCACTTATCGCCATCCCCATCTTCGTACTTATTCCTCGCACCAGCCTGGGATTCTTTCCGCCCGACCATAACCCCAACCAGCAACTGAGCGGATTCTCCGATCACGTCAATCTGGGCGACCTGGGACGCATCATTGAAAACTCGGCCACCGTCATGAGGGTGCAGGTCGACCGTCCGCCCGGCGAGCTTCCTCCAGACCTGAAATGGCGCGGGATCACCCTTTCCGGGTTTACAGGGCGGGGATGGGTCAATCCCAGCCAGAACCGCGACCGCCTCAGGTGGAGCGAAGAAGACCAGATCTTTCTGGTCCCGCGATCGCGGCGGTCCCAGGAAGACCTGCTGCGCCAGCGGGTGGTGACCGAGTTGCCCAGTCCCATGGTTTTCGGCGCCTCGCCGGCGGTGGCGCTGCGCAGCGGAGCCCGCTTCCAGCGTTTCTTCTACGACCAGTCGCTCAACCTCTACCGGGCCAGCGCCCAGCCGGGATCCTATACCGTCTTCTCCGACCTCATCTCGCACCGGGAGCGCATCAACGCCGCCCGCCAAGGACGCCTGCCGGACCGATTCATGCGGCCTTACCTTCAGCTCCCTCCCAACCTGAACAGCCGCATTCGCGACTTGGCCCAAGACATCTCCTTCGGCGAACGCAGCGACCTGGGCAAGGCCCTGCTCATCGAGGAATACCTGCGCGGAAACTACGGCTACTCGCTGGAAAACCGCTCGGCCCTGGCCGACGATCCACTCACCCACTTTCTCTTCGTGGGCTTGGTCGGACACTGCGAGTTCTTCGCCACCGCTCAGGCCGTCATGATGCGGACGCTGGGGATTCCTTCGCGGGTGGTCAACGGTTTCCGCAAGGGCGAGTACAACGAGTGGAGCGGACACTTCGTGGTGCGTCAGTCGGACGCTCACAGTTGGGCCGAAGGTTACTTTCCCGGAGCCGGATGGGTGGAGTTCGACCCCACGCCGCCGGCCCCCGTCAACGCTTCCAGCTATCCCGTGCGCATGGCCGGCCAATTGCTGCAAGCACTCGACATCTTCTGGAGCGAGATCGTCACTTTCGACCAGATGAAGCAGATCGGACTCATCCAGTCCGTCATCATCTCGCTGCGCAGAGCCTTGATCTGGCTGCTGGAGACGCCGCAAGCTCTCAAACAGCTCCTGAGCGCCTGGTGGAAGGGCATCCACGCCCGCTACGACCTGGCCTTGCAGGCCTCCTTTTGGCTCCTGCTGCTGAGCCTGGCCGCCTGGACCGCCTATCGCTACCGCCGCTACCTGCGGGCCTTTCTCAAGAAACGCATCCTGGGCAGCCACACCGCCGAGATCGCGCCTGAGTACTACCTGGAGATGCTGGACCTGCTGGAACGCAAAGGACTGCCGCGCGAAAGCTGGGAAACGCCGGCCGAATTCGCCGCCCGCGTGGGCCGGCGCCTGGGATCAGCCGCCCCCTCCCGCATCACCCAGCTCTACTACTCCAGCCGCTACGGACGACAACCGCTCTCGGAAGAGGACTTCTCGCTAATCCAGGAAAGCCTGCGCAGCCTGCGAGCCTTGGCCTAA
- the hisIE gene encoding bifunctional phosphoribosyl-AMP cyclohydrolase/phosphoribosyl-ATP diphosphatase HisIE: protein MTKSLINTLAWDKMNGLIPAVVQDARTGRVLMLAYMNRDALQKTLDTNQVTFYSRSRAQLWTKGETSGNTLTLIEIRPDCDNDAVLVIAEPAGPTCHTGRTSCFGQDADHTALESLGELDRLIQQRHRDRPPDSYTTTLFEAGLAKMAQKVGEEAVEVVVSALEEESRTIEESADLLYHLTVLLRSRGLSLTDVATTLSHRRHPK from the coding sequence ATGACCAAAAGCCTCATCAATACCCTGGCCTGGGACAAAATGAACGGCCTCATCCCCGCCGTGGTGCAGGACGCCCGCACTGGACGCGTCCTCATGCTGGCCTACATGAACCGTGACGCCCTGCAAAAAACCCTCGACACCAACCAGGTCACCTTCTATTCCCGCTCCCGCGCCCAACTCTGGACCAAGGGCGAAACCTCGGGCAACACCCTGACCCTCATAGAAATCCGCCCCGACTGCGACAACGACGCCGTGCTGGTCATCGCCGAACCCGCCGGCCCCACCTGCCACACCGGACGCACGTCCTGCTTCGGCCAGGACGCCGACCACACCGCCTTGGAGTCCCTGGGCGAACTCGACCGCCTCATCCAACAACGCCACCGCGACCGACCGCCCGACTCCTACACTACAACTCTCTTCGAAGCAGGCTTAGCCAAGATGGCCCAAAAAGTCGGCGAAGAGGCCGTCGAAGTCGTCGTCTCAGCCCTGGAAGAAGAATCCCGCACCATCGAAGAGTCCGCCGACCTCCTCTACCACCTGACCGTCCTCCTCCGCTCCCGCGGCCTCTCCCTGACAGATGTCGCCACCACCCTCTCCCACCGCCGCCACCCGAAATAG
- a CDS encoding DUF4440 domain-containing protein: MLLLAGCAAPAEEEGLDPAEVRQALDAVNSQFAEAFNNHDPDALVGLYSEDATLMPQGAPAAQGSEAIRQFFADLFASASPSDMTLTIQKLEIHGQVAVDVGQFSMNLNPPGQDEPVLEEGKYVVVWKQDEGGAWKLYIDIFNSNSMPPAAEESEDESE, translated from the coding sequence ATGTTGCTGCTGGCGGGGTGTGCGGCGCCGGCGGAGGAAGAAGGGCTGGATCCTGCGGAAGTCAGGCAGGCCCTCGATGCGGTCAATAGCCAGTTCGCTGAGGCCTTCAACAACCATGATCCGGATGCGCTTGTCGGACTCTACAGCGAAGACGCCACGCTTATGCCCCAGGGCGCGCCAGCCGCTCAAGGAAGCGAGGCCATTCGGCAGTTCTTCGCGGATCTTTTCGCAAGCGCGAGCCCCTCGGACATGACGCTGACCATTCAAAAACTCGAGATTCACGGCCAGGTCGCGGTAGATGTCGGCCAGTTCTCGATGAACCTGAATCCTCCCGGACAGGATGAGCCTGTGCTGGAGGAAGGCAAGTACGTAGTGGTGTGGAAGCAGGACGAAGGCGGAGCGTGGAAGCTCTACATCGATATCTTCAACTCCAACAGCATGCCGCCCGCTGCTGAAGAGAGCGAAGACGAGTCCGAGTAG
- a CDS encoding type II toxin-antitoxin system death-on-curing family toxin → MRFLTLREVQHLQQQLIEESGGIHGIRDAAALESAVAQPHMSFGGEDLYQTLEEKAVALGFSLIKNHPFLDGNKRIGHAALETFLFLNGHELRSPVDEAEKVILAVAASEMGRNDFLKWVTKCIVEVPG, encoded by the coding sequence ATGCGATTCCTCACCCTCCGCGAGGTCCAGCATCTCCAGCAACAACTTATCGAGGAGAGCGGCGGGATTCACGGAATCCGCGATGCGGCAGCACTGGAGTCCGCCGTGGCCCAGCCTCACATGAGCTTTGGCGGCGAAGACCTTTACCAAACCCTGGAAGAGAAAGCCGTCGCTCTCGGCTTCTCTCTAATCAAGAATCATCCTTTCCTGGACGGCAACAAGCGCATCGGACACGCAGCCCTGGAGACCTTTCTGTTCCTCAACGGCCACGAGCTGAGAAGCCCTGTCGACGAGGCTGAAAAGGTCATTCTGGCCGTTGCGGCCAGCGAGATGGGGCGAAACGACTTTCTGAAATGGGTCACGAAGTGCATTGTTGAAGTCCCCGGCTGA
- a CDS encoding DUF58 domain-containing protein: MESAQTAGQASQQKEASASRRSLRSVILPALYLLMAVLLAVFSNYANRNGQFRMSRVLAILALLLAVVVCVTLVPRLIQKMRGEGFRTAHTFRVTQRGALYLLTVLAIAFASFNTGNNLLILVLSVLLASLIVSGMVANAMLRKLKVSLNLPAAIHARQKVIFFLSLENLKKRLPTFALHLSGRFSLAGGQGSAEVQETAFPFIPPGGNASLRVDCRFPNRGVYTVERFQVHTSFPFGFFTRGRSMEVQGQVIVYPARIDLDALWMHFPLLREGLRESNRKGLGGSLYNIRPYRSGDMARFVHWKATAKQGQLMVKDFARDEDRPLKVMFSTYLPSRDQESLRCFEDAVSCIASLAERFYLRGRRFSFDSGEYQSVLKGSIGEYEALMQYLSQVAPASRKRLRAYEAEGTAILFAAGKSEQSDGLTCIDYLRLPPLASADADEVSARDEEADKARQEDADDSPESSPTRAVAFKPRPGAGV; encoded by the coding sequence GTGGAATCCGCCCAGACAGCAGGCCAAGCGTCCCAGCAGAAGGAGGCTTCCGCTTCCAGGCGCAGCCTGCGCTCGGTCATCCTCCCCGCTCTCTATCTGTTGATGGCCGTGCTGCTGGCCGTCTTCAGCAACTATGCCAACCGCAACGGACAGTTCCGCATGTCGCGCGTCCTGGCCATTTTGGCCCTGCTGCTGGCCGTGGTGGTGTGCGTGACCCTGGTACCGCGCCTGATTCAGAAGATGCGGGGAGAGGGTTTCCGCACAGCTCATACCTTCCGCGTCACTCAACGGGGAGCTCTCTACCTGCTCACCGTGCTGGCCATCGCCTTCGCTTCCTTCAATACCGGAAACAACCTGCTGATTCTGGTGCTCTCGGTGTTGCTGGCTTCGCTGATCGTGTCGGGAATGGTGGCCAACGCCATGCTGCGCAAGCTCAAGGTCAGCCTTAACCTTCCGGCGGCCATCCACGCCCGCCAGAAGGTGATCTTCTTTCTGTCCTTGGAGAACCTCAAGAAGCGATTGCCCACTTTCGCCCTCCACCTCAGCGGACGCTTTTCCTTAGCCGGCGGCCAGGGCTCGGCCGAAGTGCAGGAAACCGCTTTCCCGTTCATTCCTCCCGGAGGGAACGCCAGCCTCCGCGTCGACTGCCGCTTTCCCAACCGCGGCGTCTACACGGTGGAGCGCTTCCAGGTTCACACCTCTTTTCCCTTCGGATTCTTCACCCGCGGACGCTCCATGGAGGTGCAGGGGCAGGTCATCGTCTATCCCGCCCGCATCGACCTGGACGCCCTGTGGATGCACTTTCCCTTGCTGCGTGAAGGACTGCGCGAAAGCAACCGCAAGGGACTGGGCGGCTCCCTCTACAACATCCGTCCTTACCGCAGCGGAGACATGGCCCGCTTCGTTCATTGGAAGGCTACCGCCAAGCAGGGGCAGTTGATGGTCAAGGACTTCGCCCGCGATGAAGACCGTCCTCTCAAAGTGATGTTTTCCACCTATCTGCCCTCCCGCGACCAGGAATCGCTGCGCTGCTTCGAGGACGCGGTGAGCTGCATCGCTTCGCTGGCCGAGCGTTTCTACCTGCGGGGCCGCCGCTTTAGCTTTGACTCGGGAGAATACCAGTCGGTGCTCAAGGGGTCGATTGGCGAGTACGAAGCGCTCATGCAGTATCTTTCTCAAGTTGCGCCCGCCTCCCGCAAACGGCTGCGGGCCTACGAGGCTGAAGGGACCGCCATTCTCTTCGCCGCCGGCAAAAGCGAGCAAAGCGATGGCCTGACCTGCATCGACTACCTGCGGCTGCCTCCGCTGGCCTCAGCCGATGCCGACGAGGTCTCGGCGCGGGACGAAGAGGCCGATAAGGCCCGCCAAGAAGATGCTGACGACAGCCCCGAGTCCTCGCCCACAAGGGCTGTAGCGTTTAAGCCGCGACCTGGGGCGGGAGTGTGA
- a CDS encoding serine hydrolase domain-containing protein gives MVAVALLAAVMGTAALAQQNPSPADLDARFDELAEMTAVEMKSLGVPGAALGIMYQGRRFTRGLGVTNVDHPLTVTDETLFQIGSITKTFTGTLLLSLAEEGKLDLNAPVRRYLPDFRVSDPEASEKATVRDLLTHVGGWEGDVFEGYGEGDDASARYVEALAEVEQLAPLGTVWSYNNSGFVVAGHVVEAVTGDTYEDALHEHVLDPLGLEQCFIRPADVMTHRFAVGHGAGSSGARVLRPWPIGRYAAAAGALACSVRDLLRYARFHLGEIEAPEVLAAEALQRMHRPILTKHGSQARMALTWHVDSVEGVDLVSHGGGTLGQISMLTLVPERGFAFALLTNAGGGGQLTRQIRRAALESFLGLTVTDPEPIEAAEERLRQYVGRYVRPFSDVVVTLNDGKLLAQLIPKRGFPNREAPVPPPRPPFPVGLYREDGLVVLEGPRKGSTADVIRLEDGSIGWLRMGGRIHRRVE, from the coding sequence ATGGTAGCCGTGGCGCTGCTGGCGGCGGTGATGGGAACGGCGGCCCTGGCCCAGCAGAACCCCAGTCCCGCCGATCTGGACGCACGTTTCGATGAATTGGCGGAGATGACGGCGGTTGAGATGAAGAGCCTGGGGGTGCCGGGGGCGGCCCTCGGCATCATGTACCAGGGCCGGCGCTTCACCCGGGGCCTGGGCGTCACCAACGTCGATCATCCTCTCACCGTTACCGACGAGACCCTCTTCCAGATCGGATCCATCACCAAGACTTTCACCGGCACCCTGCTCCTGAGCCTGGCTGAAGAAGGCAAGCTCGATCTAAACGCGCCGGTTCGCCGCTACCTGCCCGACTTCCGCGTCTCTGACCCGGAGGCCAGCGAGAAAGCCACAGTCCGCGACCTGCTCACCCACGTAGGCGGATGGGAGGGCGACGTCTTCGAGGGATACGGCGAGGGCGACGATGCGTCCGCCCGCTACGTCGAGGCGCTGGCTGAGGTGGAACAACTGGCCCCGCTGGGGACGGTCTGGTCCTACAACAACTCGGGTTTCGTGGTGGCGGGACACGTTGTCGAGGCCGTCACCGGAGACACCTACGAGGACGCACTGCACGAGCACGTGCTCGATCCGCTGGGACTGGAGCAATGCTTCATCCGCCCGGCGGACGTGATGACCCATCGATTCGCCGTCGGCCACGGCGCAGGCTCCTCGGGAGCGCGCGTGCTGCGCCCCTGGCCCATAGGACGCTACGCAGCCGCCGCCGGCGCCTTGGCTTGCAGCGTCCGCGACCTGCTGCGCTATGCCCGTTTCCACCTGGGCGAAATCGAAGCACCCGAAGTCCTGGCAGCGGAAGCCCTGCAGCGCATGCACCGGCCCATCCTCACCAAGCACGGGTCCCAGGCCCGCATGGCGCTCACCTGGCATGTCGACAGCGTCGAGGGAGTCGACCTGGTCTCCCATGGGGGCGGCACGCTGGGACAGATCTCGATGCTCACCCTGGTCCCCGAGCGCGGCTTCGCCTTCGCACTGCTCACCAACGCCGGAGGCGGCGGCCAGCTCACGCGCCAGATCCGCCGGGCGGCCCTGGAGTCGTTCCTGGGATTGACCGTAACCGACCCCGAGCCTATCGAAGCCGCAGAGGAGCGCCTGCGCCAGTACGTCGGACGCTACGTACGCCCATTCTCCGACGTTGTGGTCACGCTGAATGACGGCAAACTGCTGGCCCAGCTCATCCCCAAGAGAGGATTCCCCAACCGCGAGGCGCCCGTTCCGCCGCCGCGGCCGCCCTTTCCCGTGGGGCTCTACCGCGAAGACGGACTGGTCGTCCTGGAGGGTCCCCGCAAGGGCTCCACCGCCGACGTCATCCGCCTCGAGGACGGCTCCATCGGCTGGCTGCGCATGGGCGGACGCATCCACCGCCGGGTGGAGTGA
- a CDS encoding DNA-binding protein, whose amino-acid sequence MEVPLTKEQKRELAEKADRLKVKPADLAAAAIRDFLGRMDSDFEAAADYVLKKNRELYRRLS is encoded by the coding sequence ATGGAAGTGCCGCTGACGAAGGAGCAGAAGCGTGAGCTGGCGGAGAAGGCTGATCGGCTCAAGGTGAAACCGGCCGATCTTGCGGCGGCCGCTATCCGCGATTTTCTGGGCCGCATGGATTCCGACTTCGAAGCGGCAGCGGACTACGTGCTGAAGAAGAACCGCGAACTGTACCGCCGCCTGAGCTGA